The genomic region CTTCCAGGTGTGCTGTCGACAGAATCGGACCGGTCTGTTTTTGGGCCGGTCCGATTCTGTGTGTCAGGGGCCTATTGGGGGGCCATCGGCATGATCCGCATCAGGGGTCGGGTGCGAAGCCTCGGTCTGCCGACGGTTTGGGGCGCGGCGGCCGTCACGTACAAGTTGGCCTGTCCGCTCGCCCAGGAGACCGGCCTCGAAGCGCGGATCGTGACCAGTGCCGTGTTCTTCACCGTCGGTACCGGGCTGATCCTGCACGTGCGGCAGATGCTGATGCGTGAGCTGCGGCAGTTGCGCCGTGTCGCGGGTGCCGCGCAGAGCGCGCTGCTGAGGCCGCTGCCCTCGTCTGTCGAGGGGCTGGACATCGCCGCCGCCCAGTTGCCGGCCGAGCGCGGGGCGGCCATCGGCGGTGACCTGTACGAGGTCGTCGCCACCGAGCACGGCGTACGGGCCCTGATGGGTGACGTACGCGGGCACGGGATCGGGGCGTTCGGGACGGTCGCCGCCGTGCTCGGCTGCTTCCGTGAGGCCGCGCACGACGAGAAGGACCTCGGCGGGGTACTGCACCGGCTGGAACGCGCCCTGGCACGGCACCTGCGCCAGGAGCATCCGGCCGGCGCCGCCGAGGAGTTCGTGACCCTGCTGCTCGTGGAGATCCGTGCCGACGGGGAGTTGACCGCCCTGAACTGCGGACATCCGTGGCCGTACCGGCTGAGCGGCACGGACGTCGACCAACTCGCCCCGGCCGATCCGTATCCGCCCCTGGGGCCGTTCCCGCTTCCGGCCGAGCTGCCCCCCGTGGGCCTGGGGTACCTGGAGCACGGTGACGCGCTGTTCCTCCACACGGACGGCGCACAGGACGCGAGGGATGCCCGTGGCCGCTTCTTTCCGCTGCCGCATGCTCTGAGGACGGCAGTGCGGGACGCGCCGTTCTCCTCGCAGACCATCCTGAGCAGGATTTCCACGGCCCTCCTGGACCACACCCGGGGCGCACCCGCGGACGACATCGCCCTGATGATCCTCACGAAGAGCGGATGCCCGTCCCGCAGGGGCGCGGGGAACCGCGCGACCGGCC from Streptomyces chartreusis NRRL 3882 harbors:
- a CDS encoding PP2C family protein-serine/threonine phosphatase; this encodes MIRIRGRVRSLGLPTVWGAAAVTYKLACPLAQETGLEARIVTSAVFFTVGTGLILHVRQMLMRELRQLRRVAGAAQSALLRPLPSSVEGLDIAAAQLPAERGAAIGGDLYEVVATEHGVRALMGDVRGHGIGAFGTVAAVLGCFREAAHDEKDLGGVLHRLERALARHLRQEHPAGAAEEFVTLLLVEIRADGELTALNCGHPWPYRLSGTDVDQLAPADPYPPLGPFPLPAELPPVGLGYLEHGDALFLHTDGAQDARDARGRFFPLPHALRTAVRDAPFSSQTILSRISTALLDHTRGAPADDIALMILTKSGCPSRRGAGNRATGHDAPAVDDTPLTQRR